The Apium graveolens cultivar Ventura chromosome 3, ASM990537v1, whole genome shotgun sequence sequence AGTTGCATATACATGTCTTCTTTATTATATTTTGAGAACTAGTGATAGCATTAGTAGCCGACTATAATATAGTTGTTTACGTTAAATTTCTATCGAATCTCAGTTGTGCACTTATTCATATCATGGTCATCACTCGTAGCGGAACTGATAGCACCTCACAAAACCCACCTCCTCTGACCCTCCTGAGTCGACTTTGACTCATTTATTGCAAAGTATCCAAACCCTCACTACGTCTATGAACGATAAATTTGATAGTTTAAATAATCGAGTTGAGGCCTTAGAGATCGCAAACAATGCTAGGAATTTAAATGATGAACCACATATAGAGGATGTCGATAACGAGGATATAGTTCCACCTCGACGTCAGAATGTTGATGCAATGATTCCTAGACATATGGGAGGACGTAGGGGAGGTAGAAGGGAACCCCCTAGACATCATGACAATTATAAGAATGACCCACCTGACTATGACGATCATTATGTTTATAATGAGCGTCGAGATCAGGGATACCGTAATTATAGGAATCATGATAGGTATGAGGGAAGAGATGATGTGCTCAAAATTAAGATAGATGCCCCAGAGTTTGATGGGAGATTTGATCCCGATGTTTTCTCTGATTGGTTATCCAGTATGGATACATTCTTTGATTGGCATATGATGAGTGACGAGCGTATGGTAAGATTCACCAAGATGAAGTTTGTAAAGCAAGCTAACATCTTTTGGGGTAGTATTGAGAGAGACCTAGAGCGTACAGGACAACATCCGGTTAGGCATTGGGCTGAGATGAAGATGCGCTTAACTCAGTATTATCTACCTCTAGGGCATATAGATAGGTTAATGGAGCAGTTTGATAACCTAACTCAGGGTAGTTTGTCTGTTGCTGAGTATATCGGCAAGTATAGGGAGTTGATTCAGAGGTGCGAGCTTAAAGAGAGTACTCGTATGAGcattattaaattcaaaaatgGGTTACGACCCGAGCTCAAACGACAAATGATGAATACTCAAATCAACACTATCGATGACGTTGTCCTGGTCGCATTAGAGCATGAGTATCGAGTCAAGGAGTTCTCCCAACAGAGAGGGCTATCCTATTCGAGACAGCCTATGAGTTGAGTTTTACCACATAGTCGGACTATCCCCACATCTCAGGGAGTTAGTAGTAGTATGAGCGTTCCTACTAGAGACCCTACGAGAGCTCGGACTCCAGGGTCATTCTCTCGATTTAGAAACACAGAGACATGTTTTACGTGTCACGAACCTGGACATAAGTCTTTCGAGTTTCCAAAGAAAAGATTAAATCTTCTTGAGAACTATGGAGAGGATGATGAGTTATTCGAGGGTGACCTAGAGAGAGCCCATAACACCGATGATGAGGACGCTTTGCGAGATCTAGAGGAGACAGAAAGACATGTAGGTGTTATGCGATGCCTGTTTACCAACTCGAAAGAGGATGATTGAAAGAGGACTTCCATATTTCACACCTTTAGTAGAGTTGACGGAGTAACGTCAAAGGTCATTATCGATGGGGGGAGTTGTTTAAATGTGGTTGCACAATCTGCAGTTGCGCGATCAAAGTTAAAAGTAGAGCCACATCCTCATCCTTATAGTGTAGCCTGGGTCAACAAGACATCTATTCCTGTGACACACAGGTGTCTTGTTCCGATCCATCTCGAGGGCTACGAGGAGAGTATATGGTGCGATGTCCTCCCCATGGATGTTTCTCATATTCTTTTAGGACGACCTTGGTTGTATGACAGTAGTGTGACTCACTGTGGTAGACATAACACATATGTGTTTACACACAATGGGAAGAAGATCACATTGCTTTCTAGTAGACCACATGAGACTGTTAAGAGCGACGCAAAGGCAAATAGTGTTCCTACACAACCGATTAAATCTCTCCATATTTTGAAGAGGAAGGAATTCGAGACATGTGCTTTAGAGTCAAAGGTTGTGTACATGCTAGTTGCTAGAGAGGCGAAAGACATTCATGAGATGAGTGGTATTGAGATTCCTAGTGATGTTCAACAAATTCTTGACGAATTTGTTAATATCATGCCCAGTGAGCTGCCTGAGGGATTTCCACCTCTCAGAGATATCCACCATGCTATAGAATTTATCCCCGGATCCTCTTTACCTAATCTACCACACCATAGGATGAATCCTTCTGAGCAGATAGAGATGAGGCGACAAGTAGATGAATTGCTTAGGAAAGGATTTGTGCGAGAGAGTCTTAGCCCCTGTGCAGTACCAGCCTTGTTCACACCTAAGGCCGATGGTAGTCTGAGGATGTGTTGCGACAGTCGAGCTATCAATAAGATCACTGTCAAGTATAGGTTTCCCATTCCTAGACTTGATGACATGTTAGACATGATTGTTGGAGCTCAGTATTTTACTAAGATCGACTTACGGAGTGGATATCATCAGATTCGTGTTAGAGAAGGATATGAATGAAAGACTGCCTTTAAGACAGCCGATGGGTTTACGAATGGTTAGTTCTACCTTTTGGGCTATCCAATGCGCCCAGCACATTCATGAGAGTCATGAACCAGGTGCTTCGTCCAGTTATCGGTAAAATTTTTGTTGTGTATTTTGATGATATCCTTATCTATAGTCCTACGTGTGAGGAGCACTTGTCACACTTGCATCAGGTTCTAGCACTTCTCTTACATGAAAAATTATATGTGAACCTGAAAATTGCTCTTTTGTGCAGCATTCAGTGATATTCCTTGGATTTGTGGTCTCCAAGGATGGAGTTTCCGCAGACCCAGAAAAGGTAAAGGCTATTTGAGAATGGCCCGAACCTTCGACTATCCATGAGGTTCGTAGTTTTCATGGATTAGCTACattctataggcggttcattaGGGGTTTCAGTACCATCATGGCTCCCATCACTGATAGTATGAAGAAAGGGGAGTTTGTGTGGTCTAAATCGGCTGTGAAAGCCTTTGCTGAGATTAAGGAAAGGTTGATCCATGCTCCAGTTCTTGTTTTACCATATTTTGGAAAGGTGTTTGAGGTCACATGTGATGCTTCGGGAGTGGGAATAGGTGGAGTGTTAAGTCAAGGTGGCCACCCTATAGCTTTTTTCAGTGAAAAGCTTAACGAGGCCAAGAAGAAGTATACCACCTATGATAGGGAGTTTTATGCTGTAGTTCAAGCGCTTAGGTATTGGCGGCATTATCTGTTGCCCAAGGAGTTTGTTCTTTATTCTGATCACCAGGCGCTTCAATATATCAACTCCCAGAAAAAGTTAAATCATAGACACGCCAAGTGGTTTGAGTTTGTTCAGGAGTACACCTTTGTACTCAGACATTGCAAAGGTACCGAGAACAAAGTTGCTGACGCACTTAGTAGAGTGACCCTTATTCTTAACACTATGAGTGTCGAGGTCGTAGGGTTCACACATATGATTCAGTCACGACTTTGGACATATTTATGCTATCTTACAGGATCCTAGTTCACCACCTTCCAGGGATTATTGTATTCACGATGGATACTTATTTTGTGGGATCCGTTTGTGTATCCCTAATACGTCCTTGAGAGAGTATCTCGTGAGAGAGTTACATGCGGGAGGTTTAGCGGGTCACTTTGGTCGAGATAAGACCATTGCTATTGTTGAGGATAGGTTTTTGGCCTAGTTTGAAGAGGGATGTTGCTCGTATAGTCACAGAGTGTCGTACTTGCCAAACAGCCAAGGGTAGGAAACAAAATACGGGTTTATACACTCCTCTTCCAGTTCCCCATGTTCCTTGGGAAGATGTTAGCATGGACTTTGTGTTAGGATTGCCTAGGACTCGTATGAGTCATGATTCGGTCTTTGTTGTAGTTGATCGTTTCACTAAGATGGCTCATTTTGTTCCGTTCAGCAAGACTGACAATGCTGCTCATATTGCCTCTATCTTCTTTAGTGAGATAGTGAGGATACATGGTGTTCCCTTAAGTATAGTATCTGACAGAGATGTTAAGTTTGTGAGTTATTTCTGGAGGACTCTATGGAAATTACTCGGTACTAGTCTTAAGTTCTCTACAGCCTATCATCCCCAGACCGATGGACAGACCGAGGTCGTTAATATGAGTCTAGGTGATTTAATTAGGTGTCTTGTAGGTGAACATGTGTCTTCATGGGATAGGGTTTTACCTACGGCTGAGTTTGCGTATAATAGCTCTGTTAATAGGTCTACAGGAGTCAGTCCTTTTCAGGCTTACATTGGTCGTCAGCCGAGGAAACCCATAGATTTAGTTCCCCTTCCCCCTGCATATAGGTCTAGCGAGTCTGCAGAGTTTTTTGCACATCACATTCATAAGTTGCATGTTGAGATACGACATAAAATTAATTTAAGCAATGAAAAATTATAAGTCTGCTGCAGATGTTCATCGCAGGTTTCGAGAGTATAATGAAGGTGATCATGTTATGCTACGACACCGCACTGAGAGGCTACCTCCCGGTGCTTGGAAGAAAGTGCATGCTAAGAGGATGGGTCCATTTCGAATTCGAAAGAGGGTTGGTACTAATGCTTATGAGTTAGACCTTCCGACTGATATGACTATTGGCCCTGTATTTAATGTGGAAGATCTTACTCCTTTTCATGGAACCTCTGATATTTCTTCACCTTCTTCACCTGTTAGTGTTCCTATGCTTTCTAGCCCCAATCAGCCTATATCTAATCCTCCGCTACTTGTACCACCTACACCTCCTTATGTTTCGGCATAACCAACAGTAGATGTTCCTGTTGATGTTCTAGATGAGAGATTTATGCCAACACGGCGTGGTGGTTTTCGACAGTACTTAGTTCACTGGAATAACAGGTCAGATGATGAGCGTACATGGATTAGTGCTACAGAGTTTCAGCGTCTTGCTCCTGATTTTTTGAGCATTACACACAGTTCAGTTCGACAGAGCCAACTTTTCCTAGTCGGGGAGAGTTGATAGGGATCAGTAGTAATGTGTATCCTGTTTGAGTTTAATCTTTGACTTAACAGTTGGGAAAGTTATTATCAGTAGTGTTATTTCAATTGTGTACTTGACTTTGTATTATCTAGTTCTTAGTAGCTACAACTTTGGGTTTGTAAACAACCTATATATCCCCTTGTATCAGCTTCTTATGAAGGCAGACtttgattatatatataactTCTTCTCTGAATATTGATAATGTATCAATTTGGGGATAGCTTGGGGTAGAAATTGTCATGCGGTTCAATCTCCCGAGGTTTATAATCACCGTTCTTGTTGTGTTTATCATTATATTGTTATTATAATCTTATTCTTGTCATTGTGATGCGTCACAGATGTAATCAGAAATTGTTGGCTGCATGTTTATTTTGCTAATTATTTGACTGCTTGCTTGTTTTTAAAAACTGCAGCATAAGAGAATTGGTTAAGAAAACGAGGTTTAGCCTTCTACTTTAGCATTCTTGTGAAACTTTGAATTCTGTAGTAGGTGTCATTGTTGCAAGAGACAGTTGATGAATTAATTCTCATGGACATAAATTCTTTAAGGGTGCCTATTTGGAGACGATGTTGCGTGAGTTTCATATTTACAACAGGGCGGGTATCATAGTATATTAGTATCAGTACAAAGGGAATCAGAAGCATTTAGTGACTACATTAGTGCCAGATTGTAGATTTTCAAAGCCCAGAGAACCAAATTCTTCCTGGGATGTCGGTAAATTCAACGGGTAGTGTATGAAAACTTAAAGCAATGCAGCAAATAACACATAAATAACAGTTACTTAAATGCAATTATTCAAATAGCTGGCCTGAAGTTCTTTGGATTGAGTAG is a genomic window containing:
- the LOC141715133 gene encoding LOW QUALITY PROTEIN: uncharacterized protein LOC141715133 (The sequence of the model RefSeq protein was modified relative to this genomic sequence to represent the inferred CDS: inserted 1 base in 1 codon; substituted 1 base at 1 genomic stop codon) encodes the protein MSVPTRDPTRARTPGSFSRFRNTETCFTCHEPGHKSFEFPKKRLNLLENYGEDDELFEGDLERAHNTDDEDALRDLEETERHVIIDGGSCLNVVAQSAVARSKLKVEPHPHPYSVAWVNKTSIPVTHRCLVPIHLEGYEESIWCDVLPMDVSHILLGRPWLYDSSVTHCGRHNTYVFTHNGKKITLLSSRPHETVKSDAKANSVPTQPIKSLHILKRKEFETCALESKVVYMLVAREAKDIHEMSGIEIPSDVQQILDEFVNIMPSELPEGFPPLRDIHHAIEFIPGSSLPNLPHHRMNPSEQIEMRRQVDELLRKGFVRESLSPCAVPALFTPKADGSLRMCCDSRAINKITVKYRFPIPRLDDMLDMIVGAQYFTKIDLRSGYHQIRVREGYEXKTAFKTADGXYEWLVLPFGLSNAPSTFMRVMNQVLRPVIGKIFVVYFDDILIYSPTCEEHLSHLHQVLALLLHEKLYVNLKIALLCSIQ